In a single window of the Terriglobus roseus genome:
- a CDS encoding nuclear transport factor 2 family protein codes for MQDETIRQALDDHWHASAGGDADAEHAIYADDAICEYPQSGERIVGRKNLQALRSHHPGKPSGFQVRRLLGSGDLWVTEYTITYQDREAFTVSIMEFADGKVVHETQYFADPFQAPAWRSQWVTKVPAAQVE; via the coding sequence AACGATACGGCAGGCACTGGACGATCACTGGCATGCATCCGCGGGTGGAGATGCAGATGCCGAACACGCAATCTACGCGGACGATGCTATCTGCGAGTACCCGCAGTCTGGCGAGCGCATTGTGGGACGAAAGAATCTGCAGGCGTTGAGAAGTCACCATCCCGGAAAGCCGTCGGGGTTCCAGGTACGGCGGCTTCTCGGGAGCGGCGATCTCTGGGTTACGGAATACACCATCACCTATCAAGACCGTGAAGCCTTCACGGTAAGCATCATGGAGTTCGCAGACGGTAAGGTCGTGCATGAAACCCAGTATTTCGCCGATCCGTTTCAGGCTCCGGCATGGCGATCCCAATGGGTGACAAAGGTCCCCGCAGCTCAGGTGGAATAG